A stretch of the Medicago truncatula cultivar Jemalong A17 chromosome 5, MtrunA17r5.0-ANR, whole genome shotgun sequence genome encodes the following:
- the LOC11441100 gene encoding 60S ribosomal export protein NMD3 has protein sequence MEEGWRAVVNVRQQHVSELRTLFHLEQVSVWNHLGIVGNFRRIEYNINEGLSFYFNSLSDAAEVVNLIVDILPAQVQWNKIDPYLFSVEIVPICCGDLIILPSNIAASLGPNIGPIVICTRVAKTFTLLDPFTLTHCFLKAGQYWDAPFTPSFSRPQLVEYAVLGIEKLDEEEEEEVEENKQKKKLVFKDEHDEDGDAFATYTAAAKKYRLANAIVARVKDIGNNNHTFQIRTHLGRILKPGDHALGYDLPEGDPILITKISFAKEENGRVVPVQDKWESGYQLFLKDLQQDPKLLFDQRAIYRNPTYCHPSGPLFRSPFYRPFFPLEDLLDG, from the coding sequence ATGGAGGAAGGATGGCGTGCTGTTGTGAATGTTCGTCAACAACATGTTTCTGAACTGCGTACTTTGTTTCATTTGGAGCAGGTCAGCGTTTGGAACCATCTTGGTATCGTTGGAAATTTTCGGAGAATCGAATACAACATCAATGAAGGTTTGTCTTTCTATTTCAATAGCTTATCTGATGCTGCGGAAGTTGTCAATCTTATAGTGGACATACTTCCTGCCCAGGTTCAGTGGAACAAGATTGATCCATACCTTTTTTCTGTTGAAATCGTCCCAATTTGCTGCGGGGATTTGATTATTCTGCCTAGTAATATTGCTGCTTCTTTAGGTCCAAATATTGGTCCTATTGTTATTTGTACTAGGGTTGCCAAAACATTTACTTTGCTTGATCCATTTACCTTGACCCACTGTTTCTTAAAGGCTGGTCAATACTGGGATGCACCCTTCACGCCTTCATTCTCTAGGCCTCAGTTAGTGGAATATGCTGTTCTCGGTATTGAGAAATTagatgaggaggaggaggaggaggtggaggaGAATAAACAGAAGAAGAAGCTGGTTTTTAAGGATGAACatgatgaagatggtgatgCTTTTGCTACTTATACTGCTGCTGCCAAAAAATATCGTTTAGCTAATGCCATAGTTGCTCGTGTCAAAGATATTGGAAATAATAATCACACTTTTCAAATCAGGACTCATCTTGGTCGTATTTTAAAACCCGGTGACCATGCTCTTGGTTATGACCTGCCTGAAGGAGATCCCATTTTGATTACCAAGATTAGTTTTGCTAAAGAGGAGAATGGTAGAGTTGTTCCTGTTCAGGATAAGTGGGAATCTGGTTATCAACTCTTCTTAAAAGATCTACAACAAGACCCTAAACTCCTCTTCGACCAAAGAGCAATCTACCGAAATCCAACCTACTGCCATCCATCTGGCCCACTCTTCAGATCCCCCTTTTATAGACCTTTTTTTCCATTGGAGGATTTGCTTGATGGATGA
- the LOC11443161 gene encoding uncharacterized protein isoform X1 has protein sequence MEDYLFDVMEFMKKPSITETFVDILLCAVPIWLAVMIGLVIGWSWRPRWTGLLFIGLRSKFRFLWTVPPGFGARRLWLAFTALSAFSICRRYWSNFKNKEKVLDPSSNSCSDDATDATKHAARSGDKADERDKDTVREADLEHLLHLLEGKDGEIDWQSFMERSTPNMQYKAWRYDSETGATVYRSRTVFEDATPELVRDFFWDDDFRPKWDPMLAHCKVLKECPHNGTSIVHWIKKFPFFCSDREYIIARRIWQAGNAYYCVTKGVPYPSLPKRDKPRRVDLYFSSWVIKPVESRKGDGQLSACEVTLLHHEDMGIPKDVAKLGVRHGMWGAVKKLHSGMRAYQNARKTDASLSRCALMASKTTRLSSNGNLHSLEDASLMEEREQAINNARQIGHGLDWKWVALGGTVAVVLGIHSGAVGRALLLGAGHRFARR, from the exons atGGAGGATTATTTATTCGATGTTATGGAGTTTATGAAGAAACCTTCAATAACGGAAACATTCGTCGATATTTTGCTATGTGCGGTTCCGATTTGGCTTGCGGTGATGATCGGTTTGGTGATCGGTTGGTCATGGCGCCCACGGTGGACCGGACTTCTCTTCATCGGTCTTCGGAGCAAGTTTCGTTTCTTATGGACGGTTCCTCCGGGATTCGGTGCTCGTCGTCTTTGGTTAGCGTTCACCGCTCTTTCTGCTTTCTCTATTTGTCGCAGATATTGGTCTAATTtcaaaaataaggagaaagTGCTAGATCCTTCTTCCAATTCGTGTTCCGATGACGCCACCGACGCTACCAAACACGCTGCTCG GTCCGGTGATAAAGCCGACGAGAGAGACAAAGATACAGTTAGAGAGGCTGATTTGgaacatcttcttcatcttcttgaaGGGAAAGACGGAGAGATTGACTGGCAAAGTTTTATGGAAAGGTCAACACCAAATATGCAATACAAAGCCTGGCGTTATGACTCTGAG ACAGGGGCTACAGTTTACCGTAGTAGAACTGTATTTGAAGATGCAACTCCTGAGTTAGTGAGGGATTTCTTCTGGGATGATGATTTTCGTCCCAAATGGGATCCTATGCTCGCACACTGCAAAGTGTTGAAAGAATGTCCTCATAATGGGACATCAATTGTTCACTGGATTAAAAAG TTCCCCTTTTTCTGTAGTGATCGGGAATATATTATCGCTCGAAGGATTTGGCAGGCTGGAAATGCATACTACTGTGTGACAAAG GGGGTTCCCTATCCAAGTTTGCCAAAACGCGATAAGCCCAGACGCGTAGACCTCTACTTTTCTAGTTGGGTAATCAAACCTG TGGAATCTCGCAAAGGAGATGGTCAGTTGTCTGCATGCGAGGTTACCCTTTTGCATCACGAAGACATGGGGATTCCAAAAGATGTTGCAAAGTTAGGAGTCCGCCATGGAATGTGGGGAGCTGTCAAGAAATTGCACTCTGGTATGAGAGCATACCAGAATGCTAGGAAAACAGATGCTTCTTTGTCGAGATGTGCATTGATGGCAAGTAAAACAACCAGGCTTTCTTCTAATGGAAACTTGCATTCGTTAGAGGATGCATCTTTGATGGAAGAGAGGGAGCAAGCCATCAACAATGCCCGACAGATTGGTCACGGCCTGGATTGGAAGTGGGTGGCCTTAGGTGGGACTGTTGCTGTGGTTTTGGGTATTCACAGTGGTGCAGTAGGGCGAGCATTGTTGTTGGGAGCAGGGCATAGATTTGCACGGAGATGA
- the LOC11443161 gene encoding stAR-related lipid transfer protein 7, mitochondrial isoform X2 — MRPNINYQIDVPMSGDKADERDKDTVREADLEHLLHLLEGKDGEIDWQSFMERSTPNMQYKAWRYDSETGATVYRSRTVFEDATPELVRDFFWDDDFRPKWDPMLAHCKVLKECPHNGTSIVHWIKKFPFFCSDREYIIARRIWQAGNAYYCVTKGVPYPSLPKRDKPRRVDLYFSSWVIKPVESRKGDGQLSACEVTLLHHEDMGIPKDVAKLGVRHGMWGAVKKLHSGMRAYQNARKTDASLSRCALMASKTTRLSSNGNLHSLEDASLMEEREQAINNARQIGHGLDWKWVALGGTVAVVLGIHSGAVGRALLLGAGHRFARR; from the exons ATGCGCCCAAACATTAATTATCAAATTGATGTTCCTAT GTCCGGTGATAAAGCCGACGAGAGAGACAAAGATACAGTTAGAGAGGCTGATTTGgaacatcttcttcatcttcttgaaGGGAAAGACGGAGAGATTGACTGGCAAAGTTTTATGGAAAGGTCAACACCAAATATGCAATACAAAGCCTGGCGTTATGACTCTGAG ACAGGGGCTACAGTTTACCGTAGTAGAACTGTATTTGAAGATGCAACTCCTGAGTTAGTGAGGGATTTCTTCTGGGATGATGATTTTCGTCCCAAATGGGATCCTATGCTCGCACACTGCAAAGTGTTGAAAGAATGTCCTCATAATGGGACATCAATTGTTCACTGGATTAAAAAG TTCCCCTTTTTCTGTAGTGATCGGGAATATATTATCGCTCGAAGGATTTGGCAGGCTGGAAATGCATACTACTGTGTGACAAAG GGGGTTCCCTATCCAAGTTTGCCAAAACGCGATAAGCCCAGACGCGTAGACCTCTACTTTTCTAGTTGGGTAATCAAACCTG TGGAATCTCGCAAAGGAGATGGTCAGTTGTCTGCATGCGAGGTTACCCTTTTGCATCACGAAGACATGGGGATTCCAAAAGATGTTGCAAAGTTAGGAGTCCGCCATGGAATGTGGGGAGCTGTCAAGAAATTGCACTCTGGTATGAGAGCATACCAGAATGCTAGGAAAACAGATGCTTCTTTGTCGAGATGTGCATTGATGGCAAGTAAAACAACCAGGCTTTCTTCTAATGGAAACTTGCATTCGTTAGAGGATGCATCTTTGATGGAAGAGAGGGAGCAAGCCATCAACAATGCCCGACAGATTGGTCACGGCCTGGATTGGAAGTGGGTGGCCTTAGGTGGGACTGTTGCTGTGGTTTTGGGTATTCACAGTGGTGCAGTAGGGCGAGCATTGTTGTTGGGAGCAGGGCATAGATTTGCACGGAGATGA